CATGAAATGTACTTCACGCTGGTGCTGGCGCGTTCGTGAGCCCTTCCGTGGCCGCCCGCGGCGGGTGAAGGCCATATACCATCCCTCATAGTTGCCATTTCTCAGCGCTGTGTAGTTATTCTCCAGAACAATCTCAGTGAAGATACAGTCACGGCCATGGCCATTTTCCTACAGAAACATACAAACAGCAAAACAGTTAGTGTTAATGTTTAGACTCCACAATAAAGATTTACAGATGGAAAATATCAGTTGTATAGAGTGCAGCCTGTCCCCTAGTGCAACCTGTCccctgcacacccacacacatacattcacatgGCCCTGTCCACTTATATGCAGCGTATGCTACAGTCATTACAGATCAGAGGGTGTGGGGGGTGACTGTAAGCAAGGACTTGTCTCCCTCTTCAGCAAACATCAAGCAGCCGTGGGTCAGATCCTCAAGCAGCAAAGCCTTAATCAACCCTGCAAAGATGACTTTCACTCCTAGTTGGATTTTCTGTTGCATTTATGCTTAAATTTAACCAATGTGATCAATCAACAGTAAGCTGAAATTTGAGGAACACTTTGTTGGTCCACTGCAGCCATCTCTCATCATTCGGATAAATGGTGTTATAAATAGTCATTATAAACACAAGACATGCACACAtcccaaagacacacactgctcGTTCTTCCTCCCTTAAaaatctgcacacacactgggacaGGCTGTGACTGGGCCAGTAGCTCAGGGCAGATGGTGTACGAGGCAGggtgctatgtgtgtgtgtgtgtgtgtgtgtgtgtgtgtatgtgtgtgtgtgtgtgtgtgtttgcgtgtgcgtgtgcgtgtgtgtgtgtgtgtgtgtgtgtgtgtgtgtgtgcgtgcatgtgtgtgtgtgtgtgcgtgcacacacCTCGGCCTggaacacacacctacacactcacATAACATCAGGATTTGGCTGTACATAGGAATATATGTTAGTATATTCCTCCCAGACTTGCCTGCAAATCGTTCTAAATTACCTttctatttttcacttttcacaaaTGTATTCTCAACTACACTGAGCTGGATTCAGCTTTTTCCTCAGTTGGAGTCAAATTTTCTCCTCACCTTGCCGATGAGCTTCCCCCTCTTGTTCATGCAGATGTAGAGGCCTGTCTCAGCCCCCTTAATGCGTACTCGGCTCCCAAATGTGTCCGTTTCCACAATGAGTTTAGCTAAGGAAACAAAATAGCTTTGTTAGCCACTATAGCTAAGAGCTGAATGTTTTAGTAAATGCTTCTAGTGATTTTAGATTTGACCGTTTTTCTAAAACATCAGAACATGTATGAATAATATAACACACTAATGGAAAAAATGTTGACATGTATGCAGCTCAAAAACACATAATACAAATTATTCCACAGGATACATGGTTGATGAAATTCTTGCAAAATCATAAAACCTTGAGTCTCTTGATCTTTAAAACTAAAGAGACTATCGAGGCAGGACCACCGAGAATGCATTTTTACATCTCTGTATCCCAAAAAGCACTAAAAGACACAGGAAATACAGACCATTCAGAGTGCACAAATTTATGGAGGCTCATCATGTTGCTATcaaaaagataaagacaaaaaacaagacaaaaggaCAGATCTGATAATTGTTAATGGTTGCAAAATTATGATGCTGTATATTGAAGGTCATACATATTCTAAGTTTCACTGCAGGGATTTGAGATCCTCATATGTATTAATTCAACATATTAGTAGCCAATACGAGatgaaattcaataaaaaaaattttttgATGCAGATCCTCTCACCAACATGTTCAATGACATTGACTGTAGCACTAGCTACCAAATGCTTTTTCTGATATCTGAGTTTCTGTCCCTTCAACAATATAAAGTTGAATCACAAACGTGCAGAGAATGACACTGTTCATCCATCATCCACTGCACTAATATTTGGTATCAATGACAATTTTGTCCACAAATTTCTAAATTTTGAAAGGGCAAAGATCAGCAAGTCTTTGAACAAATTGAAGAATAGGACTAAGGTCAACAAATTCTGCAAATGTGCTGGATTGCATTAGAATTTCCTTCTGTCATAGTACATGCTGATTTACAACTTTTGATgagagaaataatttttttaatgtaatatgTGTTACAGTTCTCAAATCTCAGATAGTTATGCTCTTTAAATACTTAAGGCCGTGATTTTGGCCCTACTATACTTCACTATTTAATTGAGTTAAAATACTGGAAGTAAACTTTTAAGTTtttaatatgaaacaaatgTTAAGACATCTTTTGAAAAGGTGAATTAATTTTATACATTGTACACCAATAATACAGAATGTGACATGGATAGATTGTATGTGGTgtcaaattcaattaaaataaataaatcttgatTGACGCTTACCCTGATCCCTGACACAAACTtgagaataaaaggtgaaaatatatatgaaaaacagGGGTACAGAAACGAATTAAAAATTAATCTTACTGTCGTACACTGAACGGACTTCGTATGCATTTTTCCCCCGTGATTATTTCAAGAGAAGGCGTTTGTTTCGTTATTGAACTGCAATGCAACTCTTACCGTGCACGTCTCCATCCTCGGCCATGGCGTTGATCTTCTTGTTGGGCAGGACCTGGACGTGCTTGCCGCTGGTCCGGCTGTATAGCTGGTAGGTACGGATCAACCTGCGACTCACGCGGTCCGTCCCTTTACTCTGCTCGCTTACATGCTGCGTGAAATTAGGCGGGGACTGGTTGGTTACCTGTCAAAAATTGGATGCCATCACAATCAGGATGTGTACATTCTTCTTAATCGTTGTtagttttagtttgtttaacTGACACTTCTTAAAAGCGAGAGAAGCAGCCAGGACTCAAACACAATGAGAGAAGTCACGTATGTGTCTTCAGATTAATGTAGGAAATTGTGTATACAACTACTTTAGAGTGGAGCTTGATTTCCCATTCTTCCTTATGTGAACTCAACTAACACATCTCCTTTCCAGTCAAAACTAAGTTAGAATTGTTTGTGGTGGAGTTACTGCTACACACTTGAGACACGCGCTTCCTGCTGCCCCGTTATCCAGTCTTTGCCCGCATGTCCTATGCCAGGGGCGGTTTGGCCAACAGCACCCTGCCAATAGGCAGCCCGGTGCATCGTGGGAGCCCTCCGATATGGTTGGATCACGCAAGCCAATATTATGATGACCCCCTTCACTGTTCCTCACTGCGCTGCTATTGCTCTGTGCGTCTCGCGTTGTGACTGGCTTGCATTTTTTAGatattattaattattccaTCGGCTAAAATACCAAAGCTAAAATcttaaaacaatatttgaaaagaaatgaacGAATTGACATACCTGAGCATTGTAGCAGAATACATATACGGCTAATAACctgcaaagaagaagaataacacGCAGTAAGTTACTTGTACGGGAGAAGAGTTAACAGCGTGCCCGTTAAGAATCAAAGTACTTACAGATAGCTAAATCTTGATGGGATGGGTCGCATGCTGGAttgaggtaaaaaaacaacaactcttcCAGTAAATTAGGACCAGGACCCTATCGCAGCTGCTAAATCCAGCTGAATTGAGTCCAAAGGCTTCAGCAATGTCCAGAAAAAGTCAGAGTGGCTGACAGATATACTCTTGCACGCACAGATGACACATTCTTCATCAAATCTATGTCGATCACGGGCAAGCCCGCCCTCCGACTAAAATAGTTTAATAGTAATTAATGATAGTTTAGCATTAAAAGAAAGACCGTTTATGCCAGTGCTGCACAATGTTTAAGTGCACTGACACAAGGTGGGCTGAAGAAAAGCgctgtttatttttacaaacaaaGTTGTCCGGGCAGTCAGATTATTCCCCTAATGTCCTGAGGTCCTCTGCagttttcaggtgtgttcaTCAGTgtgtaaaagagagaaagagagatccTGCTTCTGAGGCGGATCGGCTCCTCAGTGTTCATGCAGTGGCTCGATGCTGATGCTCCACTCGGCTGTGGCAGTAATCTCCTTCGCTCCTCTGTCTGCTCCCATCACTCTCGTGTCAAATCTCTTGTTCGGCGCTCACACACCCCTGCTTAAAATGGCAGGGTGATACGCCAAGAGCAAGCCCCCTTTTCTGAAGAACAAAAGCAGACACTCCAGTCCCTCTCCTCCCCGCTCCCCTGATTCAAAGCGTTTTCTTACCTGAGGAGCGGTCCATACTTGGAAGGGATATAGGCAAGGAGGAGCCTCGTCTACATGCCCTGCGCGCTACCACCACAACTCTGTAAAAAGCATGATCATGACGATGCGCATTGATCGTCTCTGAGTGTTGGATGGCTAGTTGATTACCTTGTAGGcccgctttctctctctctctcatgcccATTCATAATGTGCTTATCTGGTTTTGAGCTTTCAAGTAGGTCTGAGTTGAAGCTGAAGCTGCTAGCTTTGTGTATTGATAGAACAAAGTGTGAGACATATTAAAGGATTACGATTAAGCTTATTTAAACATCCCCTCCCTACATTAAGAAAGGGATTGGCCTCTTCTGGCTTCAATGGTTATTGGTAATAATGGTTACatattaacaatatttattaacacAGATTTATGGGTTATGGTTAGTATTTGGTATTTAGACCTGACTAACACATAATCTTCTGGGATGCAAAGCTTCTAAAGATTAAATTAAACCAAGCAGACAACACCATGGACAAGTACTTACAGCCTCGTCAATCGGTCCATTTGTGtcagaaattaaatgaattgtCTGCTAACTGCACCCTTCTTGGGCAGAATAGCTATCACTAACTAGAAACTAGAAACACTATCATTATCATTTAGactttattgattgatttggCTATTAATAAGACCTATAAGTATCGACCACAGGAAGGATACAGAAACTCAGAACTGActaagacacagacgaagatgtcaagagagtttgtgatTACAGGAGCTGA
The Platichthys flesus chromosome 12, fPlaFle2.1, whole genome shotgun sequence DNA segment above includes these coding regions:
- the fgf8a gene encoding fibroblast growth factor 8; this translates as MAEDGDVHAKLIVETDTFGSRVRIKGAETGLYICMNKRGKLIGKENGHGRDCIFTEIVLENNYTALRNGNYEGWYMAFTRRGRPRKGSRTRQHQREVHFMKRLPKGQQPAHPSYQRPFDFIHYSFSQRTKRTRYSLEE